In Haliaeetus albicilla chromosome 18, bHalAlb1.1, whole genome shotgun sequence, one genomic interval encodes:
- the LOC104314065 gene encoding inhibin beta C chain-like, with protein sequence MARGGAGPAPDRRCPKRAGRAAPLVVPARSVPSVRMAARGAGPWLLLAAAAALCAAAEPRCPSCAAGAERRLLEEAAKRQLLEKLRLRERPRLAHAVPRAAVARALRRLQAGGVRRGPDDDEQGYEIISFAEPEPTSPSGLGLRFQFSRTQDQDIHILQAQLWLYLRVPRDLVASLTLRIFLAGGEGDLVGGNRTLLSERRLSAKGSGWRAFTLMPALQSFFGGEHRTLWLELEGHGDGGDIMAIVNASWSHQPFLVAEAKVWEPGHHVAKRSLRCSQNSNLCCRKDYYVDFRDIGWNDWIIKPEGYQINYCVGQCPLHVAGSPGMASSFHTAVFNLVKANNIQASGHSCCVPTRRRPLSVLYFDRNSNIVKTDIPDMIVDACGCS encoded by the exons ATGGCGCGGGGGGGCGCCGGGCCCGCCCCCGACCGCAGGTGCCCAAAGCGggcgggccgcgccgcgccacTCGTGGTGCCGGCTCGGTCCGTCCCGTCGGTGCGGATGGCGGCGCGAGGCGCGGGCCCGTGGCTgctgctggcggcggcggcggcgctgtGCGCGGCGGCGGAGCCGCGCTGCCCGTCGTGCgcggcgggcgcggagcggcggctgctggaggaggcggCCAAGCggcagctgctggagaagctgCGGCTCCGTGAGCGACCGAGGCTCGCCCACGCCGTGCCCCGCGCCGCCGTGGCCCGCGCCCTGCGGCGGCTGCAGGCGGGTGGTGTCCGCCGGGGCCCCGACGACGACGAGCAGGGCTACGAGATCATCAGCTTCGCGGAGCCAG AGCCCACATCTCCCTCTGGCTTGGGGCTGCGGTTCCAGTTCAGCCGTACACAAGACCAGGACATTCACATCCTGCAGGCTCAGCTTTGGCTCTACCTTCGAGTTCCCCGAGACCTGGTAGCCAGCCTCACCCTGAGAATCTTCCTTGCTGGTGGGGAAGGTGATTTAGTAGGGGGCAATCGCACGTTGCTGAGCGAGAGGCGACTGAGTGCTAAGGGCAGTGGCTGGCGTGCCTTCACCCTCATGCCTGCCCTGCAGAGTTTCTTTGGGGGAGAGCACAGGACCCTGTGGCTGGAACTGGAAGGTCACGGGGATGGGGGTGATATCATGGCAATAGTCAATGCCAGCTGGTCCCACCAGCCCTTCTTGGTGGCTGAGGCAAAGGTGTGGGAGCCAGGACACCATGTGGCCAAGCGCAGCCTCCGCTGCAGCCAGAACTCCAACCTCTGCTGCCGCAAGGACTACTACGTGGATTTCCGTGACATCGGTTGGAACGACTGGATCATTAAGCCTGAGGGCTACCAGATAAACTACTGCGTGGGCCAGTGCCCTCTACATGTGGCAGGCAGCCCTGGGATGGCCTCTTCTTTCCACACAGCTGTCTTCAACCTCGTCAAAGCTAACAACATCCAGGCATCAGGGCACTCCTGCTGCGTGCCGACGCGACGCCGGCCACTCTCTGTCCTCTACTTCGATCGCAATAGCAACATTGTCAAGACTGACATCCCTGACATGATTGTTGATGCCTGTGGCTGTAGCTAG